Genomic segment of Panicum virgatum strain AP13 chromosome 9N, P.virgatum_v5, whole genome shotgun sequence:
AGATTACCACCCCGTTTATTTTTCGAGATTCAAGCCGTGAGTTTTACAAGTAGCTCTACTTGATCAGCAATATCACTGAGCGAAATAAAATTATTCTAGGACATGAACAGTTAGCAAATGTGAAGCAACAAGTTAATTACAGCCTGACAACAGTCCTCGCTGCTCTTATCGCAACTACTGATGCCCAACTCCACTACCCCCATCTCATCTCCCATGGATGGAGGAAGCACATCTGTACGCACGCACTGTGGATGCTAGACATATCAACACAGGGACCTGGCGAAACAGCTTCTTCCGCATTCACCATTCGCCTGAGCTATAGCTTGGTCGACGCTTGTACTCTTTCTGGGAAAGACTAAGCAGAAAGTCAGTGAACACATGCTCGTACCCGGGCATTTTGCCGTACCCTGCGTGCAAAGAAGTTGTCCCTCCATTAGTTAGAAGAACTGCGTTAAGTagaaaaggaaacaaaaagTTCTGACTTAGGGCTAATTGCTTGTAGAATCGAGGAATCTACCCACAAGAATACATGCTGAGCAGGTATAACTTCGATGTGCCGAGTTCTAGCCAGTCTTTGAACTCCAAATTGTTTCTAAAAGCTTTACAAACGATACATGGCACATATGTGATATGTCACAAGCAAAAGTATCATATACTCGTTTTGTGCTCCTACCATTAACAATAACTGCTGTGCTGAGCTGATAAAAGGAGTTGCGGGAGTTGAACTACCTCTTTTCAGTATTTCACATGAGTGTCAGAGTATTACTCCCTGAACTAATATAAAGACTTTAAGCTACCAAAATAAGATATGACAATTGACCATTAGTTCAAGCAACAATGTTACAAAGCCCGAGATGCTCAAGATAAGTCTGAATGTCAGATCACATACCAGGGAAATAGTTCATGTCTATAACATAAAACCGATCTCTTGTTCCATGCTCTCTGATCATATCGATGTTGAACAATCTAAGACCCTGTCAATCAGTTGGAAGGATGATCACTGTGGGAATAACTTGCGGAGAAACAGGAAAGAGGGGGGCATGAATCATTGGTACCAGTCGTCGGCGCAGCTCTCGTGCCAATATCTCGAGCAATGGTCTTGGAGGAAGTTCTGATGGGATATGTTTGAATCAGTTGTCAATAATGTTTCTTAATACCAAAATGGAATAATATCCCTTCAACAACTTCAAGGACCAAGAACAGGGCAGGCAAGCGTACCAGCAACACAAGGGTCAAGATCTGCATCATCTGCACTGGCTGCAGCACAAGAGACCCTTGGAAACCGAAACACCCCAGCATTATTCGAGAGATCACCTTCATCAACATTAGGGAGTGAAAACCGACGCACAACCCTTATTGCATCCCCTACAATGTAGACCTTAAACATGACACCACCTATAAATGACAAAAACCAAAATAAAAAGGttaataattttcaaaatacGGAACTGCAGAACATTCAAAAGGAAGAACATGCACAACTCAATGAATGTACCATGGTTAACAAATTCCTGAAGAACCAAGGGGGGCTCAAGCTTGGTCAATGAAGTTGGATCATAAGCAAGAGATAGCTCATGAGATTTTGCCACCAAGGGTTTCGCCACTGCAAAGTAACAAGGTTAAAGCTAGGACATGGAAGCACCAACACGGAACTCAGCCATGCCAATGATTAATGACTACAGTCACTTAAAGGTCACTCCAAAATATATCAAAACAGTTCCTGTTGCCATTTATCTGAATAAAATATGCTGCAAGCTGCCTCATTCAATAATTGTAAATATACTTAACGATATTTAACAACCATTATAACAGCCAAATGGATGAGCTAATAATTTTGTACGATGTCGGTAGAAGTTATATAATCTAATATATGAAATGAAGAACCAAAGGTGATGATATCAGAAGATGACAGTTGCACATCTATAGTCATTTTGTCACTTCAGATAAAGGGTGAGGCATTTCCAGAGAGAATGATCCATGGGTACGCTACAAGACATTTAGCACGACACattcccaccaccaccaccaacacaAAAAAAGAGAGTAGAAATATGAATCACTTTCTAATGCGTGCTAAACTATTTTACATCTGACTAACAATATCTTAGATCAGAAtgcaaaaaataatctaaataaATGTAGCCCCAAAGAATACTTTCATGGTATTACAATTTCCTTACATTAAAAATCAGTGGCcaattttatgttttttttagattataaTGAAGTAAAACAACACTTATTTGTGACTGCAGGGAGCCATGCTTTCTTTCTTAAGCTTCTATTTACCTTTCTCTTACTTTGATCATTGCAAAGCAAACTCTTTTGTTTAAGAGCATGAAATCAAACATATACACCTGGAATGAAAATCTAATCTTATATTGTAGAATGTTTTGGCAGATATAACTAAGACAGAAGCCCTGACCACTAAGAAGACAGTAAAAAATGCATCACAAACAACTAAGGAGCAGCTTACCTAATGGAAGAGAAAGCCCAGCCCTAGTAACTGCAGCTGGTATTGACAAGGGATCTGTATTAACAAATAGCTGC
This window contains:
- the LOC120687869 gene encoding inositol-tetrakisphosphate 1-kinase 3-like; the encoded protein is MVSGGCVGAEVDPEAAAAAAAAAAAERDEAVAPAPARELVVGYALTSKKAKSFLQPKLRGLARKKGILFVAIDHKRPLSDQGPFDIVLHKLTGKGWQQLLEEYRETHPEVTVLDPPGAIAHLLDRQSMLQEVSELDLTDRYGKVRVPKQLFVNTDPLSIPAAVTRAGLSLPLVAKPLVAKSHELSLAYDPTSLTKLEPPLVLQEFVNHGGVMFKVYIVGDAIRVVRRFSLPNVDEGDLSNNAGVFRFPRVSCAAASADDADLDPCVAELPPRPLLEILARELRRRLGLRLFNIDMIREHGTRDRFYVIDMNYFPGYGKMPGYEHVFTDFLLSLSQKEYKRRPSYSSGEW